The Impatiens glandulifera chromosome 3, dImpGla2.1, whole genome shotgun sequence genome contains a region encoding:
- the LOC124929582 gene encoding peroxidase 5-like produces MEINNKSVQLLLLCSLTLLSVASCSSSFSVGFYRRTCPPAEEIIRNAVNKFISKNPGLGAGLLRLHFHDCFVRGCDASVLLDALPGGPAAEKDHPANNPSLRGFEIIDAAKAILERVCPRTVSCADILAFAARDSVYKLGNIWYEVPAGRRDGNTSLANDIPGNLPPPFFNASQNAAIFKSKGFSADEMVTLSGAHSIGISHCSSFASRLYPTVDPTLNEAYAKTLRRICPPQTANGTGSVDPTVNQDPLTPNRLDNLYYVDVISNKGLLTSDQTMLTTKSTAKAVLNNARSGSTWAKKFAAAMVKMGKIGVLTGKKGQIRLNCHFRN; encoded by the exons ATGGAGATCAACAACAAGAGTGTGCAACTTTTGCTCCTTTGCAGCTTGACATTACTCTCGGTCGCATCATGCAGCAGCTCATTTAGTGTGGGATTCTACCGACGCACTTGCCCACCTGCCGAGGAGATTATAAGGAACGCCGTCAACAAGTTCATCTCCAAGAATCCTGGCCTCGGAGCTGGCCTTCTAAGACTCCATTTCCACGACTGCTTTGTTAGG GGTTGCGATGCTTCAGTATTGTTGGATGCATTGCCCGGAGGTCCGGCAGCTGAAAAGGACCATCCGGCCAACAACCCAAGCTTAAGAGGTTTTGAAATCATCGATGCCGCAAAAGCCATTCTCGAAAGAGTGTGCCCAAGGACCGTCTCTTGTGCTGACATCCTTGCGTTTGCTGCCCGCGATAGCGTTTACAAGCTCGGAAATATCTg GTACGAGGTTCCTGCCGGACGTCGAGATGGCAACACCTCACTGGCCAACGATATTCCCGGAAACCTCCCTCCCCCGTTCTTCAACGCTTCCCAGAACGCGGCGATCTTCAAAAGCAAGGGTTTCTCCGCCGACGAGATGGTGACCCTCTCCGGGGCTCACTCCATCGGGATCAGTCACTGCTCTTCATTTGCTTCCCGCCTCTACCCAACCGTTGACCCCACCCTAAACGAAGCTTACGCCAAAACGCTAAGGAGAATTTGCCCTCCTCAGACCGCCAACGGAACCGGTTCGGTTGACCCCACGGTGAATCAAGACCCGTTGACTCCAAACCGGTTGGACAACTTGTACTACGTTGATGTGATCTCCAACAAGGGATTACTTACGTCTGATCAGACAATGCTAACCACTAAATCCACGGCTAAGGCGGTGCTGAACAATGCAAGATCTGGGTCGACTTGGGCTAAGAAATTTGCTGCTGCCATGGTCAAGATGGGTAAGATTGGTGTTCTTACCGGGAAGAAAGGCCAGATAAGGCTTAACTGCCATTTTAGAAACTGA
- the LOC124929581 gene encoding uncharacterized protein LOC124929581 isoform X2, which produces MCRLVGHEGSIFRIAWTSDGSKLLSVSDDRSARLWVIHTESKEVKASDALGSHIVGPVLFGHNARIWDCDIFDKLIITGGEDCTCRVWDLDGNQLVTIKEHVGRGLWRCLYDPGSSLLVTGGFDSAIKVHCLQDSLSSIPEGHDEDVKGSINKMKMLAIRIPSPQQKGLMDSKSEYVRCLHFAQEDSLYVATNNGFIYHARLSNKGDVKWTELVRVSKEVPIICMDLLSRRSSSVPSILEDWVAVGDGKGHLTVIYVVSDDCGVKVCQIFTWLAEAERQLLATYWCKELGNRYIFTADPKGALKLWRIGDPTQSDLCCSDDSCSVSLVAEFVSCFGTRIMCLNACLEGEMLVCGDLRGNLMLFPLLQTLLSAATEEKIATLTHFKGAHGISGVCSISVSVYSSCQIEICSTGGDGCICYLEYDKYRKKLEFMGMKQVKELSVIKCSTGASKLVSGSYAVGFSSTNFLIWNLLTETKVVHVPCGGWRRPHSYYLGDVPEIMNRFAFVKDEIIYIHSHWMPNDEKKIYPQSLHVQFHGREIHSMCFISEDSPSSSTWIATGCEDGTVRLTRYDVDAMNWSLSKLLGEHVGGSAVRSLCFASKVHKVAADVITTPYDTSRLNVSFEDRENISLLISVGAKRVLTSWKQRKNIGVLDTVSVDGNERAAKSLSKSSSMSFQWLSTDMPAKHCSTREIKVYPKKEIKADENVENSKVESQSCNTYVSEDDWRYLAVTAFLVELLGMTVCFVVVACSDATLTLRALLLPYRLWFDVAILEPLLSPVLALQHVVVPRDPSPENGIDNGSCFLLFSGSTDGGIAIWNLTESITDFMHSISASQLEKSIDCQKRPRTGRGSQGGRWWRTLQRSVGSEKKSDNTKETDGNMLNGTIACSDESADSKTVESEDVDSSSSEIVRIQPLHVLNGIHQSGVNCLRVSHIQNLTGLDSGSRHIMVVSGGDDQAVNCLQVSLDKNSRMIVTHHERIASAHSSAVKGIWTDGNWVFSTGLDQRVRCWRLDNQGRLTERAHLIVSVPEPEALDVQLYGRDRYQIAVAGRGMQIMEFSSI; this is translated from the exons ATGTGTAGGCTGGTTGGGCATGAAGGTTCGATATTTCGGATTGCTTGGACCTCTGATGGATCAAAACTTTTGTCTGTCTCTGATGATCGTAG TGCCCGGCTCTGGGTCATTCATACTGAAAGTAAAGAAGTTAAAGCTTCAGATGCTCTTGGCTCACACATAGTTGGCCCTGTTCTATTTGGACATAATGCTCGGATTTGGGATTGTGACATATTCGATAAG TTAATCATCACTGGTGGTGAAGATTGTACTTGCCGTGTGTGGGACCTAGATGGCAATCAGCTTGTAACAATCAAGGAGCATGT AGGGAGGGGACTATGGAGATGCTTATATGATCCTGGATCCTCACTTCTTGTTACTGGTGGATTTGACTCTGCCATAAAGGTCCATTGCTTGCAAGACTCCTTGTCTAGTATACCTGAGGGGCATGATGAAGATGTAAAAGGATCAATTAACAAAATGAAGATGCTTGCTATTCGTATCCCTAGCCCCCAACAGAAGGGATTAATGGACAG CAAAAGTGAATATGTGAGGTGCTTGCATTTTGCACAAGAAGATAGCCTTTATGTAGCTACAAACAACGGTTTCATATATCACGCTAGATTATCTAACAAGGGGGATGTGAAATGGACTGAACTTGTTCGTGTCAGTAAAGAAGTTCCAATTATTTGCATGGATTTGTTGTCAAGACGCTCATCAAGCGTTCCCAGCATTCTTGAAGATTGGGTAGCTGTTGGTGATGGTAAAGGGCATCTGACAGTTATTTATGTTGTGAGTGATGATTGTGGTGTTAAGGTGTGCCAAATATTTACTTGGTTGGCTGAAGCGGAAAGACAGCTCTTGGCAACATACTGGTGCAAGGAATTAGGCAATAG GTACATTTTCACTGCCGATCCTAAAGGTGCACTAAAACTGTGGAGGATAGGTGATCCTACACAATCCGACTTGTGCTGTTCTGATGATAGTTGCAGTGTGTCTCTAGTAGCAGAGTTTGTGTCATGCTTTGGGACAAGGATTATGTGTTTGAACGCATGTCTTGAAGGGGag ATGCTGGTGTGTGGTGATCTACGTGGTAACTTGATGCTGTTCCCTTTGTTACAAACCCTCCTATCAGCTGCAACAGAAGAGAAAATAGCTACCTTAACCCATTTCAAAGGGGCCCATGGGATATCAGGTGTTTGCAGCATTTCAGTGTCTGTATATAGTTCCTGTCAAATTGAGATATGTTCG ACTGGAGGAGATGGATGTATATGTTATTTGGAATATGACAAATATCGTAAAAAATTGGAATTCATGGGGATGAAACAAGTGAAAGAACTGAGTGTTATTAAATGTTCTACTGGTGCCAGTAAATTGGTCAGCGGCAGTTATGCAGTAGGGTTTTCATCAACTAATTTTCTAATATGGAACTTACTGACTGAAACAAAG GTTGTTCATGTTCCATGTGGTGGATGGCGGCGACCTCATTCTTACTACCTCGGTGACGTTCCAGAGATTATGAACCGCTTCGCATTTGTCAAG GATGAGATCATCTATATCCATAGTCATTGGATGCCAAATGATGAGAAGAAGATATATCCTCAGAGTCTCCATGTGCAGTTCCATGGTAGAGAGATACATTCCATGTGTTTTATTTCTGAAGATTCCCCAAGTAGTTCCACGTGGATTGCTACTGGATGTGAAGATGGAACTGTGAGATTAACTAG ATATGATGTAGATGCCATGAATTGGTCTTTGTCAAAATTGCTTGGGGAACATGTTGGTGGATCAGCTGTAAGGTCATTATGCTTTGCATCAAAAGTACATAAAGTCGCAGCAGATGTGATAACAACACCTTATGACACAAGTAGACTGAATGTATCCTTTGAGGACAGAGAGAATATTAGTCTTCTAATTTCAGTTGGCGCTAAGAGAGTCCTAACCTCATGGAAGCAAAGGAAAAACATAGGAGTTTTAGACACTGTCTCAGTTGATGGAAATGAAAGAGCAGCCAAGTCCTtatcaaaatcatcttcaatgtcattcCAGTGGCTTTCTACAGACATGCCAGCTAAGCATTGCAGTACACGTGAAATCAAAGTTTACCCCAAGAAAGAGATTAAAGCTGATGAAAACGTTGAAAACAGTAAGGTCGAATCACAGTCTTGCAATACTTATGTTTCTGAAGATGATTGGCGATACCTTGCTGTTACTGCTTTTCTTGTGGAACTTTTGGG GATGACTGTCTGCTTTGTTGTGGTGGCTTGTTCAGATGCCACATTAACATTACGAGCTCTATTATTACCCTATCGACTTTG GTTTGATGTTGCTATATTGGAACCCTTGTTATCACCGGTTTTGGCATTGCAGCATGTCGTTGTTCCTAGAGACCCATCTCCTGAAA ATGGCATTGACAATGGGAGTTGTTTCCTGTTATTCAGCGGATCTACTGATGGAGGCATTGCCATTTGGAATCTTACCGAGAGCATAACAGATTTTATGCACTCAATATCTGCTTCCCAATTGGAGAAATCTATTGATTGTCAGAAGCGTCCACGAACTGGAAGGGGAAGCCAGGGTGGAAGATGGTggagaacacttcaaagaagcGTTGGCTCGGAAAAAAAGTCTGATAATACCAAGGAAACGGATGGAAACATGCTAAATGGTACCATTGCATGTTCAGATGAATCGGCTGATTCTAAAACGGTTGAATCGGAGGATGTCGATTCTTCCTCATCTGAAATAGTTAGAATACAACCTTTGCATGTTCTAAATGGTATCCATCAATCTGGAGTTAACTGTCTCCGTGTCTCCCATATACAGAATTTAACAGGTTTAGATTCTGGTTCGAGACACATCATGGTTGTTAGTGGTGGAGATGACCAGGCAGTTAACTGTCTTCAAGTTTCTTTGGACAAAAATTCGAGAATGATAGTTACTCATCATGAGAGAATTGCTTCCGCCCATAGCTCAGCTGTGAAGG GAATTTGGACAGATGGGAATTGGGTATTCTCCACGGGTCTTGATCAGCGAGTAAGATGTTGGCGACTTGATAACCAAGGAAGGCTAACCGAAAGAGCTCATCTGATTGTCAGTGTTCCAGAACCGGAAGCTCTTGACGTGCAATTATATGGcag AGATAGATATCAGATTGCAGTAGCTGGAAGGGGTATGCAGATAATGGAATTCTCAAGCATATAA
- the LOC124929830 gene encoding peroxidase 5-like produces the protein MEINNKSVQLLLLCSLTLLSVASCSSSFSVGFYRRTCPPAEDIIRNAVNKFISKNPGLGAGLLRLHFHDCFVKGCDASVLLDALPGGPAAEKDHPANNPSLRGFEIIDAAKATLERVCPRTVSCADILAFAARDSVYRLGNIWYEVPAGRRDGNTSLANDIPGNLPPPFFNASQNAAIFKSKGFSADEMVTLSGAHSIGISHCSSFASRLYPTVDPTLNAAYAKTLKSICPPQTANGTGSVDPTVNQDPLTPNRLDNLYYVDVISNKGLLTSDQTMLTTKSTAKAVLNNARSGSTWAKKFAAAMVKMGKIGVLTGKKGQIRLNCHFRN, from the exons ATGGAGATCAACAACAAGAGTGTGCAACTTTTGCTCCTTTGCAGCTTGACATTACTCTCGGTCGCATCATGCAGCAGCTCATTTAGTGTGGGATTCTACCGACGCACTTGCCCACCTGCCGAGGACATTATCAGGAACGCCGTCAACAAGTTCATCTCCAAGAATCCTGGCCTCGGAGCTGGCCTTCTAAGACTCCATTTTCACGACTGCTTTGTTAAG GGTTGCGATGCTTCAGTATTGTTGGATGCATTGCCCGGAGGTCCGGCAGCTGAAAAGGACCATCCGGCCAACAACCCAAGCTTAAGAGGCTTTGAAATCATCGATGCCGCAAAAGCCACTCTCGAAAGAGTGTGCCCAAGGACCGTCTCTTGTGCTGACATCCTTGCGTTTGCAGCCCGCGATAGCGTTTATAGGCTCGGAAATATctg GTACGAGGTTCCTGCCGGACGTCGAGATGGAAACACCTCACTGGCCAACGATATTCCCGGAAACCTCCCTCCCCCGTTCTTCAACGCTTCCCAGAACGCGGCGATCTTCAAAAGCAAGGGTTTCTCCGCCGACGAGATGGTAACCCTCTCCGGGGCTCACTCCATCGGGATCAGTCACTGCTCTTCATTTGCTTCCCGCCTCTACCCAACCGTTGACCCCACCCTAAACGCAGCTTACGCCAAAACGCTAAAGAGTATTTGCCCTCCTCAGACCGCCAACGGAACCGGTTCGGTCGACCCCACGGTGAATCAAGACCCGCTGACTCCAAACCGGTTGGACAACTTGTACTACGTTGATGTGATCTCCAACAAGGGATTACTTACGTCTGATCAGACAATGCTAACCACTAAATCCACGGCTAAGGCGGTGCTGAACAATGCAAGATCTGGGTCGACTTGGGCTAAGAAATTTGCTGCTGCCATGGTCAAAATGGGTAAGATTGGTGTTCTTACCGGGAAGAAAGGCCAGATAAGGCTTAACTGCCATTTTAGAAACTGA
- the LOC124929581 gene encoding uncharacterized protein LOC124929581 isoform X1 encodes MTTMSEAGDWCFRTGPYLGDISALCFLHVPRHLSIRPYLLAGTGSQLLLYDLECVEIIRSFQVFEGIRVHGIICSFFNFNKDLLKTDHSLSPKFAFTIAVFGERRVKLFNLQIERKNTVHLSLIQSLPKFSHWILDVSFLRDNEKPVQYLAIGCSDNSIHFWDTVGGNVIRTVSSPDRSLLYSMRMWGDTVEDLRIASGTIYNEIIVWKVAPLNDSSLRNPVERQYYEAVDMCRLVGHEGSIFRIAWTSDGSKLLSVSDDRSARLWVIHTESKEVKASDALGSHIVGPVLFGHNARIWDCDIFDKLIITGGEDCTCRVWDLDGNQLVTIKEHVGRGLWRCLYDPGSSLLVTGGFDSAIKVHCLQDSLSSIPEGHDEDVKGSINKMKMLAIRIPSPQQKGLMDSKSEYVRCLHFAQEDSLYVATNNGFIYHARLSNKGDVKWTELVRVSKEVPIICMDLLSRRSSSVPSILEDWVAVGDGKGHLTVIYVVSDDCGVKVCQIFTWLAEAERQLLATYWCKELGNRYIFTADPKGALKLWRIGDPTQSDLCCSDDSCSVSLVAEFVSCFGTRIMCLNACLEGEMLVCGDLRGNLMLFPLLQTLLSAATEEKIATLTHFKGAHGISGVCSISVSVYSSCQIEICSTGGDGCICYLEYDKYRKKLEFMGMKQVKELSVIKCSTGASKLVSGSYAVGFSSTNFLIWNLLTETKVVHVPCGGWRRPHSYYLGDVPEIMNRFAFVKDEIIYIHSHWMPNDEKKIYPQSLHVQFHGREIHSMCFISEDSPSSSTWIATGCEDGTVRLTRYDVDAMNWSLSKLLGEHVGGSAVRSLCFASKVHKVAADVITTPYDTSRLNVSFEDRENISLLISVGAKRVLTSWKQRKNIGVLDTVSVDGNERAAKSLSKSSSMSFQWLSTDMPAKHCSTREIKVYPKKEIKADENVENSKVESQSCNTYVSEDDWRYLAVTAFLVELLGMTVCFVVVACSDATLTLRALLLPYRLWFDVAILEPLLSPVLALQHVVVPRDPSPENGIDNGSCFLLFSGSTDGGIAIWNLTESITDFMHSISASQLEKSIDCQKRPRTGRGSQGGRWWRTLQRSVGSEKKSDNTKETDGNMLNGTIACSDESADSKTVESEDVDSSSSEIVRIQPLHVLNGIHQSGVNCLRVSHIQNLTGLDSGSRHIMVVSGGDDQAVNCLQVSLDKNSRMIVTHHERIASAHSSAVKGIWTDGNWVFSTGLDQRVRCWRLDNQGRLTERAHLIVSVPEPEALDVQLYGRDRYQIAVAGRGMQIMEFSSI; translated from the exons ATGACTACTATGTCGGAGGCCGGTGACTGGTGCTTTCGCACTGGGCCTTATCTTGGTGACATTTCTGCACTTTGTTTTCTACATGTACCTCGCCATCTCTCTATCCGTCCTTATCTCCTTGCTG GAACGGGTTCACAGCTTCTATTATATGATCTAGAATGTGTAGAAATCATCAGATCGTTTCAAGTGTTTGAAGGTATTCGTGTCCATGGGATAATCTGTAGCTTCTTCAACTTCAATAAGGACCTACTGAAAACAGACCATTCTCTGTCTCCTAAATTTGCATTCACCATTGCGGTATTTGGTGAAAGGAGAgtcaaactatttaatttacagattgagagaaaaaatacaGTTCATCTGTCTTTGATACAATCATTGCCCAAATTTAGTCACTGGATCTTGGATGTCAGCTTCTTAAGG GATAATGAGAAACCCGTTCAGTATCTTGCCATTGGATGCAGTGACAACTCTATCCATTTCTGGGATACCGTCGGAGGCAATGTCATTCGAACAGTCTCCTCTCCAG ATCGGAGTCTTTTATATTCCATGCGGATGTGGGGGGATACAGTTGAAGATCTTCGTATAGCATCTGGTACTATATACAATGAG ATAATTGTCTGGAAGGTAGCTCCACTCAATGATTCTTCATTGAGAAATCCTGTGGAAAGGCAATATTATGAAGCTGTAGATATGTGTAGGCTGGTTGGGCATGAAGGTTCGATATTTCGGATTGCTTGGACCTCTGATGGATCAAAACTTTTGTCTGTCTCTGATGATCGTAG TGCCCGGCTCTGGGTCATTCATACTGAAAGTAAAGAAGTTAAAGCTTCAGATGCTCTTGGCTCACACATAGTTGGCCCTGTTCTATTTGGACATAATGCTCGGATTTGGGATTGTGACATATTCGATAAG TTAATCATCACTGGTGGTGAAGATTGTACTTGCCGTGTGTGGGACCTAGATGGCAATCAGCTTGTAACAATCAAGGAGCATGT AGGGAGGGGACTATGGAGATGCTTATATGATCCTGGATCCTCACTTCTTGTTACTGGTGGATTTGACTCTGCCATAAAGGTCCATTGCTTGCAAGACTCCTTGTCTAGTATACCTGAGGGGCATGATGAAGATGTAAAAGGATCAATTAACAAAATGAAGATGCTTGCTATTCGTATCCCTAGCCCCCAACAGAAGGGATTAATGGACAG CAAAAGTGAATATGTGAGGTGCTTGCATTTTGCACAAGAAGATAGCCTTTATGTAGCTACAAACAACGGTTTCATATATCACGCTAGATTATCTAACAAGGGGGATGTGAAATGGACTGAACTTGTTCGTGTCAGTAAAGAAGTTCCAATTATTTGCATGGATTTGTTGTCAAGACGCTCATCAAGCGTTCCCAGCATTCTTGAAGATTGGGTAGCTGTTGGTGATGGTAAAGGGCATCTGACAGTTATTTATGTTGTGAGTGATGATTGTGGTGTTAAGGTGTGCCAAATATTTACTTGGTTGGCTGAAGCGGAAAGACAGCTCTTGGCAACATACTGGTGCAAGGAATTAGGCAATAG GTACATTTTCACTGCCGATCCTAAAGGTGCACTAAAACTGTGGAGGATAGGTGATCCTACACAATCCGACTTGTGCTGTTCTGATGATAGTTGCAGTGTGTCTCTAGTAGCAGAGTTTGTGTCATGCTTTGGGACAAGGATTATGTGTTTGAACGCATGTCTTGAAGGGGag ATGCTGGTGTGTGGTGATCTACGTGGTAACTTGATGCTGTTCCCTTTGTTACAAACCCTCCTATCAGCTGCAACAGAAGAGAAAATAGCTACCTTAACCCATTTCAAAGGGGCCCATGGGATATCAGGTGTTTGCAGCATTTCAGTGTCTGTATATAGTTCCTGTCAAATTGAGATATGTTCG ACTGGAGGAGATGGATGTATATGTTATTTGGAATATGACAAATATCGTAAAAAATTGGAATTCATGGGGATGAAACAAGTGAAAGAACTGAGTGTTATTAAATGTTCTACTGGTGCCAGTAAATTGGTCAGCGGCAGTTATGCAGTAGGGTTTTCATCAACTAATTTTCTAATATGGAACTTACTGACTGAAACAAAG GTTGTTCATGTTCCATGTGGTGGATGGCGGCGACCTCATTCTTACTACCTCGGTGACGTTCCAGAGATTATGAACCGCTTCGCATTTGTCAAG GATGAGATCATCTATATCCATAGTCATTGGATGCCAAATGATGAGAAGAAGATATATCCTCAGAGTCTCCATGTGCAGTTCCATGGTAGAGAGATACATTCCATGTGTTTTATTTCTGAAGATTCCCCAAGTAGTTCCACGTGGATTGCTACTGGATGTGAAGATGGAACTGTGAGATTAACTAG ATATGATGTAGATGCCATGAATTGGTCTTTGTCAAAATTGCTTGGGGAACATGTTGGTGGATCAGCTGTAAGGTCATTATGCTTTGCATCAAAAGTACATAAAGTCGCAGCAGATGTGATAACAACACCTTATGACACAAGTAGACTGAATGTATCCTTTGAGGACAGAGAGAATATTAGTCTTCTAATTTCAGTTGGCGCTAAGAGAGTCCTAACCTCATGGAAGCAAAGGAAAAACATAGGAGTTTTAGACACTGTCTCAGTTGATGGAAATGAAAGAGCAGCCAAGTCCTtatcaaaatcatcttcaatgtcattcCAGTGGCTTTCTACAGACATGCCAGCTAAGCATTGCAGTACACGTGAAATCAAAGTTTACCCCAAGAAAGAGATTAAAGCTGATGAAAACGTTGAAAACAGTAAGGTCGAATCACAGTCTTGCAATACTTATGTTTCTGAAGATGATTGGCGATACCTTGCTGTTACTGCTTTTCTTGTGGAACTTTTGGG GATGACTGTCTGCTTTGTTGTGGTGGCTTGTTCAGATGCCACATTAACATTACGAGCTCTATTATTACCCTATCGACTTTG GTTTGATGTTGCTATATTGGAACCCTTGTTATCACCGGTTTTGGCATTGCAGCATGTCGTTGTTCCTAGAGACCCATCTCCTGAAA ATGGCATTGACAATGGGAGTTGTTTCCTGTTATTCAGCGGATCTACTGATGGAGGCATTGCCATTTGGAATCTTACCGAGAGCATAACAGATTTTATGCACTCAATATCTGCTTCCCAATTGGAGAAATCTATTGATTGTCAGAAGCGTCCACGAACTGGAAGGGGAAGCCAGGGTGGAAGATGGTggagaacacttcaaagaagcGTTGGCTCGGAAAAAAAGTCTGATAATACCAAGGAAACGGATGGAAACATGCTAAATGGTACCATTGCATGTTCAGATGAATCGGCTGATTCTAAAACGGTTGAATCGGAGGATGTCGATTCTTCCTCATCTGAAATAGTTAGAATACAACCTTTGCATGTTCTAAATGGTATCCATCAATCTGGAGTTAACTGTCTCCGTGTCTCCCATATACAGAATTTAACAGGTTTAGATTCTGGTTCGAGACACATCATGGTTGTTAGTGGTGGAGATGACCAGGCAGTTAACTGTCTTCAAGTTTCTTTGGACAAAAATTCGAGAATGATAGTTACTCATCATGAGAGAATTGCTTCCGCCCATAGCTCAGCTGTGAAGG GAATTTGGACAGATGGGAATTGGGTATTCTCCACGGGTCTTGATCAGCGAGTAAGATGTTGGCGACTTGATAACCAAGGAAGGCTAACCGAAAGAGCTCATCTGATTGTCAGTGTTCCAGAACCGGAAGCTCTTGACGTGCAATTATATGGcag AGATAGATATCAGATTGCAGTAGCTGGAAGGGGTATGCAGATAATGGAATTCTCAAGCATATAA